The following are encoded in a window of Coregonus clupeaformis isolate EN_2021a chromosome 34, ASM2061545v1, whole genome shotgun sequence genomic DNA:
- the LOC121539669 gene encoding BTB/POZ domain-containing protein 9-like isoform X2: protein MSLDMVNEGDSGIQDLLEGDAALLEHGADDNTQLKGGSSPCTTQPHMRCEGAVLLRAMSNSHPLRSLTSVSEIDHLHLLSEHLGALVSGEEYSDVTFVVEGKRFPAHRVILASRCQYFRAMLFNGMKESQPQAEVPLEDTQAEAFSMLLQYLYTGRASLSTAREDVLLDFLGLAHRYGLQPLEDSTCEFLRTALHMQNVCMVYDVASLYCLGGLAQACLAYMDRKAPEVLASDCFLTLSKTALLAVVRRDSFAATEREIFQALCRWCRHNGNNEVAAQEVMSAVRLPLMSLMEMLNVVRPSGLVSPDNLLDAIQTRSESRDMDLNYRGMLIPEENIATMKHGAQVVKGELKSALLDGDTQNYDLDHGFSRHPIEEDGHGRAGIQVKLGQPYIVNHVRLLLWDRDNRSYSYYVEVSMDELDWVRVVDHSKFLCRSWQSLFFTARVCRYVRIVGTHNTVNKVFHLVAFECMFTQRRYILEKGLLVPDHNVATIACGASVIEGVSRSRNALLNGDTSNYDWDSGYTCHQLGSGAIVIQLAQPYMLGSLRLLLWDCDNRNYSYYIELSTNQQQWTKVVDRTKVACRSWQTLVFDKQPASFVRIVGTHNTSNEVFHCVHLECPAQLDTEVKEGSPNSKSPPLQPQSPSQSQLQLPARPSSSPSHSHPH, encoded by the exons ATGTCTTTGGACATGGTGAATGAGGGAGACTCGGGCATCCAGGACCTGCTGGAAGGAGATGCTGCCCTCCTGGAGCACGGGGCTGACGACAACACTCAGCTCAAAGGGGGCTCATCTCCCTGCACAACACAGCCTCATATGAG ATGTGAAGGTGCCGTCTTGCTGCGTGCCATGAGTAACAGCCACCCCCTGCGGTCACTGACCTCCGTGTCAGAGATAGACCACCTGCACCTGCTGTCAGAGCACCTGGGCGCCCTGGTGTCCGGCGAGGAGTACAGCGATGTCACCTTTGTCGTCGAGGGGAAGCGCTTCCCTGCCCACCGGGTCATCCTGGCGTCACGGTGCCAATATTTCAG AGCCATGCTCTTTAATGGCATGAAGGAGTCCCAGCCCCAGGCCGAGGTGCCCCTGGAGGACACGCAGGCCGAGGCGTTCTCCATGCTCCTGCAGTACCTGTACACGGGCCGTGCCAGCCTGAGTACAGCCCGCGAGGACGTTTTACTGGACTTCCTGGGCCTGGCGCACCGCTATGGCCTCCAGCCACTAGAGGACAGCACCTGTGAGTTCCTGCGCACGGCGCTGCACATGCAGAACGTATGCATGGTGTACGATGTGGCCAGCCTCTACTGCCTGGGGGGCCTGGCGCAGGCGTGCCTTGCCTACATGGACCGGAAGGCGCCTGAGGTGCTGGCGTCAGACtgcttcctcactctctctaag ACTGCTCTTCTGGCCGTGGTGCGGCGGGACTCGTTCGCCGCCACCGAGCGGGAGATCTTCCAGGCGCTGTGCCGCTGGTGCCGGCACAACGGCAACAACGAGGTGGCAGCACAGGAAGTGATGTCGGCAGTGCGCCTGCCCCTCATGAGCCTgatggagatgctaaacgtggtGCGTCCTTCTGGCCTCGTCAGTCCCGACAACTTGCTCGACGCCATCCAGACACGCTCTGAGAGCCGCGACATGGACCTTAACTACCGAGGCATGCTCA tCCCTGAGGAGAACATTGCCACCATGAAGCACGGCGCCCAGGTGGTGAAGGGTGAGCTGAAGTCAGCGCTGCTGGACGGAGACACGCAGAACTATGACCTGGACCACGGCTTCTCCCGGCACCCCATCGAGGAGGACGGCCACGGGCGCGCAGGCATCCAGGTCAAGCTGGGCCAACCCTACATCGTCAACCACGTACGCTTGCTGCTGTGGGACCGCGACAACCG gTCGTACTCTTACTATGTAGAGGTGTCTATGGATGAGCTGGACTGGGTGCGTGTTGTGGACCACTCCAAGTTCCTCTGTCGTTCCTGGCAGAGTCTATTCTTCACAGCGCGTGTCTGCAG GTATGTACGCATCGTGGGGACACACAACACCGTGAACAAGGTGTTCCACCTGGTGGCCTTCGAGTGCATGTTCACACAGCGACGATACATTCTGGAGAAAGGACTCCTGG TCCCCGACCATAACGTGGCCACCATCGCGTGCGGGGCCAGTGTGATCGAGGGTGTGAGCCGGAGCCGCAACGCCCTGCTCAACGGGGACACCTCCAACTACGACTGGGACTCGGGCTACACCTGCCACCAGCTTGGCTCAGGGGCCATCGTCATCCAACTGGCCCAACCCTACATGTTGGGCTCACTCAG ACTGCTGCTCTGGGACTGTGATAACCGCAATTACAGTTACTATATCGAGCTGTCCACCAACCAGCAGCAGTGGACCAAGGTGGTGGACCGTACCAAAGTGGCTTGCAG GTCTTGGCAGACGCTGGTGTTTGACAAGCAGCCCGCCTCCTTTGTACGCATCGTGGGGACCCACAACACATCCAACGAG GTGTTCCACTGCGTCCACCTCGAGTGCCCCGCCCAGCTCGACACAGAGGTCAAGGAGGGCAGCCCGAACTCCAAGTCCCCTCCGCTACAGCCCCAGTCCCCCTCACAGTCCCAGCTCCAACTCCCGGCCCGGCCTTCCTCCTCGCCCTCACACTCCCACCCCCACTAA
- the LOC121539669 gene encoding BTB/POZ domain-containing protein 9-like isoform X4: MSNSHPLRSLTSVSEIDHLHLLSEHLGALVSGEEYSDVTFVVEGKRFPAHRVILASRCQYFRAMLFNGMKESQPQAEVPLEDTQAEAFSMLLQYLYTGRASLSTAREDVLLDFLGLAHRYGLQPLEDSTCEFLRTALHMQNVCMVYDVASLYCLGGLAQACLAYMDRKAPEVLASDCFLTLSKTALLAVVRRDSFAATEREIFQALCRWCRHNGNNEVAAQEVMSAVRLPLMSLMEMLNVVRPSGLVSPDNLLDAIQTRSESRDMDLNYRGMLIPEENIATMKHGAQVVKGELKSALLDGDTQNYDLDHGFSRHPIEEDGHGRAGIQVKLGQPYIVNHVRLLLWDRDNRSYSYYVEVSMDELDWVRVVDHSKFLCRSWQSLFFTARVCRYVRIVGTHNTVNKVFHLVAFECMFTQRRYILEKGLLVPDHNVATIACGASVIEGVSRSRNALLNGDTSNYDWDSGYTCHQLGSGAIVIQLAQPYMLGSLRLLLWDCDNRNYSYYIELSTNQQQWTKVVDRTKVACRSWQTLVFDKQPASFVRIVGTHNTSNEVGRDEQAREVFHCVHLECPAQLDTEVKEGSPNSKSPPLQPQSPSQSQLQLPARPSSSPSHSHPH; the protein is encoded by the exons ATGAGTAACAGCCACCCCCTGCGGTCACTGACCTCCGTGTCAGAGATAGACCACCTGCACCTGCTGTCAGAGCACCTGGGCGCCCTGGTGTCCGGCGAGGAGTACAGCGATGTCACCTTTGTCGTCGAGGGGAAGCGCTTCCCTGCCCACCGGGTCATCCTGGCGTCACGGTGCCAATATTTCAG AGCCATGCTCTTTAATGGCATGAAGGAGTCCCAGCCCCAGGCCGAGGTGCCCCTGGAGGACACGCAGGCCGAGGCGTTCTCCATGCTCCTGCAGTACCTGTACACGGGCCGTGCCAGCCTGAGTACAGCCCGCGAGGACGTTTTACTGGACTTCCTGGGCCTGGCGCACCGCTATGGCCTCCAGCCACTAGAGGACAGCACCTGTGAGTTCCTGCGCACGGCGCTGCACATGCAGAACGTATGCATGGTGTACGATGTGGCCAGCCTCTACTGCCTGGGGGGCCTGGCGCAGGCGTGCCTTGCCTACATGGACCGGAAGGCGCCTGAGGTGCTGGCGTCAGACtgcttcctcactctctctaag ACTGCTCTTCTGGCCGTGGTGCGGCGGGACTCGTTCGCCGCCACCGAGCGGGAGATCTTCCAGGCGCTGTGCCGCTGGTGCCGGCACAACGGCAACAACGAGGTGGCAGCACAGGAAGTGATGTCGGCAGTGCGCCTGCCCCTCATGAGCCTgatggagatgctaaacgtggtGCGTCCTTCTGGCCTCGTCAGTCCCGACAACTTGCTCGACGCCATCCAGACACGCTCTGAGAGCCGCGACATGGACCTTAACTACCGAGGCATGCTCA tCCCTGAGGAGAACATTGCCACCATGAAGCACGGCGCCCAGGTGGTGAAGGGTGAGCTGAAGTCAGCGCTGCTGGACGGAGACACGCAGAACTATGACCTGGACCACGGCTTCTCCCGGCACCCCATCGAGGAGGACGGCCACGGGCGCGCAGGCATCCAGGTCAAGCTGGGCCAACCCTACATCGTCAACCACGTACGCTTGCTGCTGTGGGACCGCGACAACCG gTCGTACTCTTACTATGTAGAGGTGTCTATGGATGAGCTGGACTGGGTGCGTGTTGTGGACCACTCCAAGTTCCTCTGTCGTTCCTGGCAGAGTCTATTCTTCACAGCGCGTGTCTGCAG GTATGTACGCATCGTGGGGACACACAACACCGTGAACAAGGTGTTCCACCTGGTGGCCTTCGAGTGCATGTTCACACAGCGACGATACATTCTGGAGAAAGGACTCCTGG TCCCCGACCATAACGTGGCCACCATCGCGTGCGGGGCCAGTGTGATCGAGGGTGTGAGCCGGAGCCGCAACGCCCTGCTCAACGGGGACACCTCCAACTACGACTGGGACTCGGGCTACACCTGCCACCAGCTTGGCTCAGGGGCCATCGTCATCCAACTGGCCCAACCCTACATGTTGGGCTCACTCAG ACTGCTGCTCTGGGACTGTGATAACCGCAATTACAGTTACTATATCGAGCTGTCCACCAACCAGCAGCAGTGGACCAAGGTGGTGGACCGTACCAAAGTGGCTTGCAG GTCTTGGCAGACGCTGGTGTTTGACAAGCAGCCCGCCTCCTTTGTACGCATCGTGGGGACCCACAACACATCCAACGAGGTGGGGAGAGACGAGCAGGCTCGGGAA GTGTTCCACTGCGTCCACCTCGAGTGCCCCGCCCAGCTCGACACAGAGGTCAAGGAGGGCAGCCCGAACTCCAAGTCCCCTCCGCTACAGCCCCAGTCCCCCTCACAGTCCCAGCTCCAACTCCCGGCCCGGCCTTCCTCCTCGCCCTCACACTCCCACCCCCACTAA
- the LOC121539669 gene encoding BTB/POZ domain-containing protein 9-like isoform X3, which produces MDLLEGDAALLEHGADDNTQLKGGSSPCTTQPHMRCEGAVLLRAMSNSHPLRSLTSVSEIDHLHLLSEHLGALVSGEEYSDVTFVVEGKRFPAHRVILASRCQYFRAMLFNGMKESQPQAEVPLEDTQAEAFSMLLQYLYTGRASLSTAREDVLLDFLGLAHRYGLQPLEDSTCEFLRTALHMQNVCMVYDVASLYCLGGLAQACLAYMDRKAPEVLASDCFLTLSKTALLAVVRRDSFAATEREIFQALCRWCRHNGNNEVAAQEVMSAVRLPLMSLMEMLNVVRPSGLVSPDNLLDAIQTRSESRDMDLNYRGMLIPEENIATMKHGAQVVKGELKSALLDGDTQNYDLDHGFSRHPIEEDGHGRAGIQVKLGQPYIVNHVRLLLWDRDNRSYSYYVEVSMDELDWVRVVDHSKFLCRSWQSLFFTARVCRYVRIVGTHNTVNKVFHLVAFECMFTQRRYILEKGLLVPDHNVATIACGASVIEGVSRSRNALLNGDTSNYDWDSGYTCHQLGSGAIVIQLAQPYMLGSLRLLLWDCDNRNYSYYIELSTNQQQWTKVVDRTKVACRSWQTLVFDKQPASFVRIVGTHNTSNEVGRDEQAREVFHCVHLECPAQLDTEVKEGSPNSKSPPLQPQSPSQSQLQLPARPSSSPSHSHPH; this is translated from the exons ATG GACCTGCTGGAAGGAGATGCTGCCCTCCTGGAGCACGGGGCTGACGACAACACTCAGCTCAAAGGGGGCTCATCTCCCTGCACAACACAGCCTCATATGAG ATGTGAAGGTGCCGTCTTGCTGCGTGCCATGAGTAACAGCCACCCCCTGCGGTCACTGACCTCCGTGTCAGAGATAGACCACCTGCACCTGCTGTCAGAGCACCTGGGCGCCCTGGTGTCCGGCGAGGAGTACAGCGATGTCACCTTTGTCGTCGAGGGGAAGCGCTTCCCTGCCCACCGGGTCATCCTGGCGTCACGGTGCCAATATTTCAG AGCCATGCTCTTTAATGGCATGAAGGAGTCCCAGCCCCAGGCCGAGGTGCCCCTGGAGGACACGCAGGCCGAGGCGTTCTCCATGCTCCTGCAGTACCTGTACACGGGCCGTGCCAGCCTGAGTACAGCCCGCGAGGACGTTTTACTGGACTTCCTGGGCCTGGCGCACCGCTATGGCCTCCAGCCACTAGAGGACAGCACCTGTGAGTTCCTGCGCACGGCGCTGCACATGCAGAACGTATGCATGGTGTACGATGTGGCCAGCCTCTACTGCCTGGGGGGCCTGGCGCAGGCGTGCCTTGCCTACATGGACCGGAAGGCGCCTGAGGTGCTGGCGTCAGACtgcttcctcactctctctaag ACTGCTCTTCTGGCCGTGGTGCGGCGGGACTCGTTCGCCGCCACCGAGCGGGAGATCTTCCAGGCGCTGTGCCGCTGGTGCCGGCACAACGGCAACAACGAGGTGGCAGCACAGGAAGTGATGTCGGCAGTGCGCCTGCCCCTCATGAGCCTgatggagatgctaaacgtggtGCGTCCTTCTGGCCTCGTCAGTCCCGACAACTTGCTCGACGCCATCCAGACACGCTCTGAGAGCCGCGACATGGACCTTAACTACCGAGGCATGCTCA tCCCTGAGGAGAACATTGCCACCATGAAGCACGGCGCCCAGGTGGTGAAGGGTGAGCTGAAGTCAGCGCTGCTGGACGGAGACACGCAGAACTATGACCTGGACCACGGCTTCTCCCGGCACCCCATCGAGGAGGACGGCCACGGGCGCGCAGGCATCCAGGTCAAGCTGGGCCAACCCTACATCGTCAACCACGTACGCTTGCTGCTGTGGGACCGCGACAACCG gTCGTACTCTTACTATGTAGAGGTGTCTATGGATGAGCTGGACTGGGTGCGTGTTGTGGACCACTCCAAGTTCCTCTGTCGTTCCTGGCAGAGTCTATTCTTCACAGCGCGTGTCTGCAG GTATGTACGCATCGTGGGGACACACAACACCGTGAACAAGGTGTTCCACCTGGTGGCCTTCGAGTGCATGTTCACACAGCGACGATACATTCTGGAGAAAGGACTCCTGG TCCCCGACCATAACGTGGCCACCATCGCGTGCGGGGCCAGTGTGATCGAGGGTGTGAGCCGGAGCCGCAACGCCCTGCTCAACGGGGACACCTCCAACTACGACTGGGACTCGGGCTACACCTGCCACCAGCTTGGCTCAGGGGCCATCGTCATCCAACTGGCCCAACCCTACATGTTGGGCTCACTCAG ACTGCTGCTCTGGGACTGTGATAACCGCAATTACAGTTACTATATCGAGCTGTCCACCAACCAGCAGCAGTGGACCAAGGTGGTGGACCGTACCAAAGTGGCTTGCAG GTCTTGGCAGACGCTGGTGTTTGACAAGCAGCCCGCCTCCTTTGTACGCATCGTGGGGACCCACAACACATCCAACGAGGTGGGGAGAGACGAGCAGGCTCGGGAA GTGTTCCACTGCGTCCACCTCGAGTGCCCCGCCCAGCTCGACACAGAGGTCAAGGAGGGCAGCCCGAACTCCAAGTCCCCTCCGCTACAGCCCCAGTCCCCCTCACAGTCCCAGCTCCAACTCCCGGCCCGGCCTTCCTCCTCGCCCTCACACTCCCACCCCCACTAA
- the LOC121539669 gene encoding BTB/POZ domain-containing protein 9-like isoform X1 — translation MSLDMVNEGDSGIQDLLEGDAALLEHGADDNTQLKGGSSPCTTQPHMRCEGAVLLRAMSNSHPLRSLTSVSEIDHLHLLSEHLGALVSGEEYSDVTFVVEGKRFPAHRVILASRCQYFRAMLFNGMKESQPQAEVPLEDTQAEAFSMLLQYLYTGRASLSTAREDVLLDFLGLAHRYGLQPLEDSTCEFLRTALHMQNVCMVYDVASLYCLGGLAQACLAYMDRKAPEVLASDCFLTLSKTALLAVVRRDSFAATEREIFQALCRWCRHNGNNEVAAQEVMSAVRLPLMSLMEMLNVVRPSGLVSPDNLLDAIQTRSESRDMDLNYRGMLIPEENIATMKHGAQVVKGELKSALLDGDTQNYDLDHGFSRHPIEEDGHGRAGIQVKLGQPYIVNHVRLLLWDRDNRSYSYYVEVSMDELDWVRVVDHSKFLCRSWQSLFFTARVCRYVRIVGTHNTVNKVFHLVAFECMFTQRRYILEKGLLVPDHNVATIACGASVIEGVSRSRNALLNGDTSNYDWDSGYTCHQLGSGAIVIQLAQPYMLGSLRLLLWDCDNRNYSYYIELSTNQQQWTKVVDRTKVACRSWQTLVFDKQPASFVRIVGTHNTSNEVGRDEQAREVFHCVHLECPAQLDTEVKEGSPNSKSPPLQPQSPSQSQLQLPARPSSSPSHSHPH, via the exons ATGTCTTTGGACATGGTGAATGAGGGAGACTCGGGCATCCAGGACCTGCTGGAAGGAGATGCTGCCCTCCTGGAGCACGGGGCTGACGACAACACTCAGCTCAAAGGGGGCTCATCTCCCTGCACAACACAGCCTCATATGAG ATGTGAAGGTGCCGTCTTGCTGCGTGCCATGAGTAACAGCCACCCCCTGCGGTCACTGACCTCCGTGTCAGAGATAGACCACCTGCACCTGCTGTCAGAGCACCTGGGCGCCCTGGTGTCCGGCGAGGAGTACAGCGATGTCACCTTTGTCGTCGAGGGGAAGCGCTTCCCTGCCCACCGGGTCATCCTGGCGTCACGGTGCCAATATTTCAG AGCCATGCTCTTTAATGGCATGAAGGAGTCCCAGCCCCAGGCCGAGGTGCCCCTGGAGGACACGCAGGCCGAGGCGTTCTCCATGCTCCTGCAGTACCTGTACACGGGCCGTGCCAGCCTGAGTACAGCCCGCGAGGACGTTTTACTGGACTTCCTGGGCCTGGCGCACCGCTATGGCCTCCAGCCACTAGAGGACAGCACCTGTGAGTTCCTGCGCACGGCGCTGCACATGCAGAACGTATGCATGGTGTACGATGTGGCCAGCCTCTACTGCCTGGGGGGCCTGGCGCAGGCGTGCCTTGCCTACATGGACCGGAAGGCGCCTGAGGTGCTGGCGTCAGACtgcttcctcactctctctaag ACTGCTCTTCTGGCCGTGGTGCGGCGGGACTCGTTCGCCGCCACCGAGCGGGAGATCTTCCAGGCGCTGTGCCGCTGGTGCCGGCACAACGGCAACAACGAGGTGGCAGCACAGGAAGTGATGTCGGCAGTGCGCCTGCCCCTCATGAGCCTgatggagatgctaaacgtggtGCGTCCTTCTGGCCTCGTCAGTCCCGACAACTTGCTCGACGCCATCCAGACACGCTCTGAGAGCCGCGACATGGACCTTAACTACCGAGGCATGCTCA tCCCTGAGGAGAACATTGCCACCATGAAGCACGGCGCCCAGGTGGTGAAGGGTGAGCTGAAGTCAGCGCTGCTGGACGGAGACACGCAGAACTATGACCTGGACCACGGCTTCTCCCGGCACCCCATCGAGGAGGACGGCCACGGGCGCGCAGGCATCCAGGTCAAGCTGGGCCAACCCTACATCGTCAACCACGTACGCTTGCTGCTGTGGGACCGCGACAACCG gTCGTACTCTTACTATGTAGAGGTGTCTATGGATGAGCTGGACTGGGTGCGTGTTGTGGACCACTCCAAGTTCCTCTGTCGTTCCTGGCAGAGTCTATTCTTCACAGCGCGTGTCTGCAG GTATGTACGCATCGTGGGGACACACAACACCGTGAACAAGGTGTTCCACCTGGTGGCCTTCGAGTGCATGTTCACACAGCGACGATACATTCTGGAGAAAGGACTCCTGG TCCCCGACCATAACGTGGCCACCATCGCGTGCGGGGCCAGTGTGATCGAGGGTGTGAGCCGGAGCCGCAACGCCCTGCTCAACGGGGACACCTCCAACTACGACTGGGACTCGGGCTACACCTGCCACCAGCTTGGCTCAGGGGCCATCGTCATCCAACTGGCCCAACCCTACATGTTGGGCTCACTCAG ACTGCTGCTCTGGGACTGTGATAACCGCAATTACAGTTACTATATCGAGCTGTCCACCAACCAGCAGCAGTGGACCAAGGTGGTGGACCGTACCAAAGTGGCTTGCAG GTCTTGGCAGACGCTGGTGTTTGACAAGCAGCCCGCCTCCTTTGTACGCATCGTGGGGACCCACAACACATCCAACGAGGTGGGGAGAGACGAGCAGGCTCGGGAA GTGTTCCACTGCGTCCACCTCGAGTGCCCCGCCCAGCTCGACACAGAGGTCAAGGAGGGCAGCCCGAACTCCAAGTCCCCTCCGCTACAGCCCCAGTCCCCCTCACAGTCCCAGCTCCAACTCCCGGCCCGGCCTTCCTCCTCGCCCTCACACTCCCACCCCCACTAA